From a region of the Pongo pygmaeus isolate AG05252 chromosome 5, NHGRI_mPonPyg2-v2.0_pri, whole genome shotgun sequence genome:
- the KIFC1 gene encoding kinesin-like protein KIFC1 isoform X1, producing MDPQKSPLLEVKGNIELKRPLIKAPSRLPLSGSTLKRRPDQMEDGLEPEKKRTRGLGATTRITTSHPRVPSLTTVPQTQGQTTAQKVSKKTGPRCSTAIATGLKNQKPVPAVPVQKSGTSGVPPMAGGKKPSKRPAWDLKGQLCDRNAELKRCRERTQTLDQENQQLQDQLRDAQQQAKALGTERKTLEGHLAKVQAQAEQGQQELKNLRACVLELEERLSTQEGLVQELQKKQVELQEERRGLTSQLEEKERRLQTSEAALSSSRAEVASLRQETVAQAALLTEREERLHGLEMERRRLHNQLQELKGNIRVFCRVRPVLPGEPTPPPGLLLFPSGPGGPSDPLTRLSLSRSDERRGTLSGAPAPPTRHDFSFDRVFPPGSGQDEVFEEIAMLVQSALDGYPVCIFAYGQTGSGKTFTMEGGPGGDPQLAGLIPRALRHLFSVAQELSGQGWTYSFVASYVEIYNETVRDLLATGTRKGQGGECEIRRAGPGSEELTVTNARYVPVSCEKEVEALLHLARQNRAVARTAQNERSSRSHSVFQLQISGEHSSRGLQCGAPLSLVDLAGSERLDPGLALGPGERERLRETQAINSSLSTLGLVIMALSNKESHVPYRNSKLTYLLQNSLGGSAKMLMFVNISPLEENVSESLNSLRFASKVNQCVIGTAQANRK from the exons ATGGATCCGCAG AAGTCCCCCCTATTGGAAGTAAAGGGGAACATAGAACTGAAGAGACCTCTGATTAAGGCCCCTTCCCGGCTGCCTCTCTCAGGAAGCACACTCAAGAGGAGGCCTGACCAGATGGAAGATGGCCTGGAGCCTGAGAAG AAACGGACAAGAGGCCTGGGTGCAACGACCAGAATTACCACATCCCACCCAAGAGTTCCGTCCCTCACTACAGTGCCACAGACACAAGGCCAGACCACAG CTCAAAAAGTTTCCAAGAAGACAGGACCCCGGTGTTCCACAGCTATTGCCACAG GGTTGAAGAACCAGAAGCCAGTTCCTGCTGTTCCTGTCCAGAAGTCTGGCA CATCAGGAGTTCCTCCCATGGCAGGAGGGAAGAAACCCAGCAAACGTCCAGCCTGGGACTTAAAGGGTCAGTTATGTGACCGAAATGCAGAACTAAAACGATGCCGTGAGAGGACTCAAACATTGGACCAAGAGAACCAGCAGCTTCAGGACCAGCTCAGAGATGCCCAACAGCAGGCCAAGGCCCTGGGGACAGAGCGCAAAACACTGGAGGGGCATTTAGCCAAGGTACAGGCCCAGGCTGAGCAGGGCCAACAGGAGCTGAAGAACTTGCGTGCTTGTGTCCTGGAGCTGGAAGAGCGGCTGAGCACGCAGGAGGGCTTGGTGCAAGAGCTTCAGAAAAAACAGGTGGAATTGCAGGAAGAACGGAGGGGACTGACGTCCCAACTAGAGGAGAAGGAG AGGAGGCTGCAGACGTCAGAAGCAGCCCTGTCAAGCAGCCGAGCAGAGGTGGCATCTCTGCGGCAGGAGACTGTGGCCCAGGCAGCCTTACTGACTGAGCGGGAAGAACGTCTTCATGGGCTAGAAATGGAGCGCCGGCGACTGCACAACCAGCTGCAGGAACTCAAGGGCAACATCCGTGTATTCTGCCGGGTCCGCCCTGTCCTGCCGGGGGAGCCCACTCCACCCCCTGGCCTCCTCCTGTTTCCCTCTGGCCCTGGTGGGCCCTCTGATCCTCTAACCCGCCTTAGCCTCTCCCGGTCTGACGAGCGGCGTGGGACCCTGAGTGGGGCACCAGCTCCCCCAACTCGCCATGATTTTTCCTTTGACCGGGTATTCCCACCAGGAAGTGGACAGGATGAAGTGTTTGAAGAGATTGCCATGCTTGTCCAGTCAGCTCTGGATGGCTATCCAGTATGCATCTTTGCCTATGGCCAGACAGGCAGTGGCAAGACCTTCACAATGGAGGGTGGGCCTGGGGGAGACCCCCAGTTGGCGGGGCTGATCCCTCGGGCCCTGCGGCACCTCTTCTCTGTGGCCCAGGAGCTGAGTGGTCAGGGCTGGACCTACAGCTTTGTAGCAAGCTATGTAGAGATCTACAATGAGACTGTCCGGGACCTGCTGGCCACTGGAACCCGGAAGGGTCAAGGGGGCGAGTGTGAGATTCGCCGTGCAGGGCCAGGGAGCGAGGAGCTCACTGTCACCAATGCTCGATATGTCCCTGTCTCCTGTGAGAAAGAA GTAGAGGCCCTGCTTCATCTGGCCCGCCAGAATCGGGCTGTGGCCCGCACAGCCCAGAATGAACGGTCATCACGCAGCCACAGTGTATTCCAGCTACAGATTTCTGGGGAGCACTCCAGCCGAGGCCTGCAGTGTGGGGCCCCCCTCAGTCTTGTGGACCTGGCCGGGAGTGAGCGACTTGACCCCGGCTTAGCCCTTGGCCCTGGGGAGCGGGAACGCCTTCGGGAAACACAGGCCATTAACAGCAGCCTGTCCACGCTGGGGCTGGTTATCATGGCCCTGAGCAACAAG GAGTCCCACGTGCCTTACCGGAACAGTAAACTGACCTACCTGCTGCAGAACTCTCTGGGTGGTAGTGCTAAGAT GCTCATGTTTGTGAACATTTCTCCACTGGAAGAGAACGTCTCCGAGTCCCTCAACTCTCTACGCTTTGCCTCCAAG GTGAACCAGTGTGTTATTGGTACTGCTCAGGCCAACAGGAAGTGA
- the KIFC1 gene encoding kinesin-like protein KIFC1 isoform X2 has translation MDPQSPLLEVKGNIELKRPLIKAPSRLPLSGSTLKRRPDQMEDGLEPEKKRTRGLGATTRITTSHPRVPSLTTVPQTQGQTTAQKVSKKTGPRCSTAIATGLKNQKPVPAVPVQKSGTSGVPPMAGGKKPSKRPAWDLKGQLCDRNAELKRCRERTQTLDQENQQLQDQLRDAQQQAKALGTERKTLEGHLAKVQAQAEQGQQELKNLRACVLELEERLSTQEGLVQELQKKQVELQEERRGLTSQLEEKERRLQTSEAALSSSRAEVASLRQETVAQAALLTEREERLHGLEMERRRLHNQLQELKGNIRVFCRVRPVLPGEPTPPPGLLLFPSGPGGPSDPLTRLSLSRSDERRGTLSGAPAPPTRHDFSFDRVFPPGSGQDEVFEEIAMLVQSALDGYPVCIFAYGQTGSGKTFTMEGGPGGDPQLAGLIPRALRHLFSVAQELSGQGWTYSFVASYVEIYNETVRDLLATGTRKGQGGECEIRRAGPGSEELTVTNARYVPVSCEKEVEALLHLARQNRAVARTAQNERSSRSHSVFQLQISGEHSSRGLQCGAPLSLVDLAGSERLDPGLALGPGERERLRETQAINSSLSTLGLVIMALSNKESHVPYRNSKLTYLLQNSLGGSAKMLMFVNISPLEENVSESLNSLRFASKVNQCVIGTAQANRK, from the exons ATGGATCCGCAG TCCCCCCTATTGGAAGTAAAGGGGAACATAGAACTGAAGAGACCTCTGATTAAGGCCCCTTCCCGGCTGCCTCTCTCAGGAAGCACACTCAAGAGGAGGCCTGACCAGATGGAAGATGGCCTGGAGCCTGAGAAG AAACGGACAAGAGGCCTGGGTGCAACGACCAGAATTACCACATCCCACCCAAGAGTTCCGTCCCTCACTACAGTGCCACAGACACAAGGCCAGACCACAG CTCAAAAAGTTTCCAAGAAGACAGGACCCCGGTGTTCCACAGCTATTGCCACAG GGTTGAAGAACCAGAAGCCAGTTCCTGCTGTTCCTGTCCAGAAGTCTGGCA CATCAGGAGTTCCTCCCATGGCAGGAGGGAAGAAACCCAGCAAACGTCCAGCCTGGGACTTAAAGGGTCAGTTATGTGACCGAAATGCAGAACTAAAACGATGCCGTGAGAGGACTCAAACATTGGACCAAGAGAACCAGCAGCTTCAGGACCAGCTCAGAGATGCCCAACAGCAGGCCAAGGCCCTGGGGACAGAGCGCAAAACACTGGAGGGGCATTTAGCCAAGGTACAGGCCCAGGCTGAGCAGGGCCAACAGGAGCTGAAGAACTTGCGTGCTTGTGTCCTGGAGCTGGAAGAGCGGCTGAGCACGCAGGAGGGCTTGGTGCAAGAGCTTCAGAAAAAACAGGTGGAATTGCAGGAAGAACGGAGGGGACTGACGTCCCAACTAGAGGAGAAGGAG AGGAGGCTGCAGACGTCAGAAGCAGCCCTGTCAAGCAGCCGAGCAGAGGTGGCATCTCTGCGGCAGGAGACTGTGGCCCAGGCAGCCTTACTGACTGAGCGGGAAGAACGTCTTCATGGGCTAGAAATGGAGCGCCGGCGACTGCACAACCAGCTGCAGGAACTCAAGGGCAACATCCGTGTATTCTGCCGGGTCCGCCCTGTCCTGCCGGGGGAGCCCACTCCACCCCCTGGCCTCCTCCTGTTTCCCTCTGGCCCTGGTGGGCCCTCTGATCCTCTAACCCGCCTTAGCCTCTCCCGGTCTGACGAGCGGCGTGGGACCCTGAGTGGGGCACCAGCTCCCCCAACTCGCCATGATTTTTCCTTTGACCGGGTATTCCCACCAGGAAGTGGACAGGATGAAGTGTTTGAAGAGATTGCCATGCTTGTCCAGTCAGCTCTGGATGGCTATCCAGTATGCATCTTTGCCTATGGCCAGACAGGCAGTGGCAAGACCTTCACAATGGAGGGTGGGCCTGGGGGAGACCCCCAGTTGGCGGGGCTGATCCCTCGGGCCCTGCGGCACCTCTTCTCTGTGGCCCAGGAGCTGAGTGGTCAGGGCTGGACCTACAGCTTTGTAGCAAGCTATGTAGAGATCTACAATGAGACTGTCCGGGACCTGCTGGCCACTGGAACCCGGAAGGGTCAAGGGGGCGAGTGTGAGATTCGCCGTGCAGGGCCAGGGAGCGAGGAGCTCACTGTCACCAATGCTCGATATGTCCCTGTCTCCTGTGAGAAAGAA GTAGAGGCCCTGCTTCATCTGGCCCGCCAGAATCGGGCTGTGGCCCGCACAGCCCAGAATGAACGGTCATCACGCAGCCACAGTGTATTCCAGCTACAGATTTCTGGGGAGCACTCCAGCCGAGGCCTGCAGTGTGGGGCCCCCCTCAGTCTTGTGGACCTGGCCGGGAGTGAGCGACTTGACCCCGGCTTAGCCCTTGGCCCTGGGGAGCGGGAACGCCTTCGGGAAACACAGGCCATTAACAGCAGCCTGTCCACGCTGGGGCTGGTTATCATGGCCCTGAGCAACAAG GAGTCCCACGTGCCTTACCGGAACAGTAAACTGACCTACCTGCTGCAGAACTCTCTGGGTGGTAGTGCTAAGAT GCTCATGTTTGTGAACATTTCTCCACTGGAAGAGAACGTCTCCGAGTCCCTCAACTCTCTACGCTTTGCCTCCAAG GTGAACCAGTGTGTTATTGGTACTGCTCAGGCCAACAGGAAGTGA
- the LOC129037880 gene encoding large ribosomal subunit protein uL11-like translates to MPPKFNPNEIKVVYLRCTRGEVSATSALAPKIGPLGLSPKKVGDDIAKATGDWKGLRITVKLTIQNRQAQIEVVPSASALIIKALKEPPRDRKKQRNIKHSGNIIFDEIVNIAQQMRHRSLARELSGTIKEILGTA, encoded by the coding sequence ATGCCGCCGAAGTTCAACCCCAACGAGATCAAGGTCGTATACCTGAGGTGCACCAGAGGTGAAGTCAGTGCCACTTCTGCCCTGGCCCCCAAGATCGGCCCCCTgggtctgtctccaaaaaaggttGGTGATGACATTGCCAAGGCAACGGGTGACTGGAAGGGCCTGAGGATTACAGTGAAACTGACCATTCAGAACAGACAGGCCCAGATTGAGGTGgtgccttctgcctctgccctgaTCATCAAAGCCCTCAAGGAACCaccaagagacagaaagaaacagagaaacattAAACACAGTGGGAATATCATTTTTGATGAGATCGTCAACATTGCTCAACAGATGCGGCACCGATCCTTAGCCAGAGAACTCTCTGGAACCATTAAAGAGATCCTGGGGACTGCCTAG